The Candidatus Fusobacterium pullicola region TTTGAAACAAAATTAAATTTTATAACAGAGATTGCAATTGGAGTAAAAGGAGAAAAGAAATGAAAAGAGTTTTATCAGTATTATTTTTTCTAGTAGTTAATTGTATAGGATATAGTTTAAACTTTAAATTATATCCAACAAGCTTTAATTTAGATATAAATAAAACAAGTGTAAATGAAGTAACAATCATAAATGAGACATTAAATCCATTAAGAGTTACGATATATCCTGAGAAAGATATTGAGTTTGGAGAGGATTACAATTTAAATAATAATATCACAATTGTGCCTAAAAATATATCTTTAAAACCAGGGGGATCACAAGTTGTTAGATTTAGAATAAAACCTGATGCTACTAGAAAAGTAGGAGAATTTAGAAGTTATTTAACATTTAAGGAGATATTACCTGAGATAAAAACAACTGCAACTACAAATGCAGATGGATTAATGAGTAATATTCAATTTATAACAGAGCTATCTATTCCGGTTTCAGCTTCTGGAGATTCTTTAGTGGTAGATGGAAGTGTAAAAAATGTTAAATTAAAATATAATGGAGGAAACTCAATATTAACAGCTACTCTTACATCAAAGGGAAATACAGCTATGAGATTAAATTATGATTTAGAAGTAATTGGAAAAAATATAAAAAGAACAGGTTCTATAGGAAGTAGTAAAAGAGAGGGAGTGTCAGAATTAAAGACACCAATTGAATTAGGTAAGAAGTTAGATGGAAGTAAAGTAAAATTAATAATCAAAGATCAAAATGGTAAAGAGTATTACAATAATACTTTAATATTACAATAATTTATTTAGCTATTATATTGAGTAGAAAAGTCACTTGCTGAAATTTCAATATAACTTCTCATTGAGAAAAAATATTCGCTTGGTATTTTGCGATATTTTCTACTTTCTAAGGGAATCCAAACTCTATGAGAACATGATTGAGAACATTCTTTATCATAACAACGATAATTTATCCTATTTTGATGTTTATTATAACCGTTTCGATTATCAGCAATGAGATAAATAGGGGTATTTAAATCAGCAAAGATAGGGGCTATTGTGGAAATTAATTTTCTTAAAATAGGACTGTCATGATGATTCGCTGGAGTAAAGTCAAAAGATATAGGCAAAATAAAAGGATAAACGATACTCAAAGTATGAATTTTAATCCCTAATTTGCCATTGAGGTATTTATTGTAAGAATATATAGTTCCTTTTGGATATAAATCATCAGTAGCAATAGGTTTAGAATCTAAGGAAAAAATCCGCATAATCCAATTAAATCTTTAGATAAATCAAGTTTCGGACTATGTGAAGAGTAAGAAAAAGAACTTCTAAATTACATAAAAAACCTCCAAAGATGATGTTTTTATAGAATACACGATTTTGGAGGAAAAGTAAAATGAAAAAAATTTTAATTTATAAGAGTTTTAATAAATTGAATCAACAATTTAGCTATTATATTTTTAGGGGGGAAATTTTGAAAAATATATTTATTTTATTCTATCTATTAGTAAGTACTTTACTACTGGGAGAAAATATAACCATATCATATCCTAAAAATAAGATGAGTTATCATTTTTATAAAGATTTAACAACAAATAAGTATTCTGGAAACTATGCTTATTTATTTAATGAAATAAATAAAGATAATAGATATGAATTTAAATATGAACTAGAAAATGATGTGTATAATGAAGATATTCAGATTAGAAAGATTGGAAGTTTTAGTACAAACTACTATTATCTTGAAACTCCATATACACAAAAAGTTTTTATAATAGGAAATGATGATGTAAATATAGATGATATTAAAAATAAAGAGCATTTACGAATAGGATGTTTAGGGCTTGGAATTGAAGATTTGAAAAGAGTTCAAACTATATATAATTTAAAAGCTTATGAAACAGTTACGTTTTTTAGAAATGAAATGGATGCTATGTATGCTTTAAAAAATAGTAAAGTTGATGTTCTTTTTATATTAAATTTTAAAAAAAATAACAAATTTGATGGACAAATTTTAGGAGTTGCTAATCTAAGAGAGTATATAGGGATTAGAAAAGATCAAAGTGAATTACTAGATAGAATAAAGCCTCAATTAGATTTATTGTTCGAAAATAATGATAAGTTATTAAAATTAAATATGAAAAATAAAGAAAATTATTTAAAATATCTTTATGCTGATTTAAATGATTATGAAGAGATAAGAAAAGAGTATAAAAAGTTAAAGGTATTGGTACCAAATAGAAATTATATTCCTTACTATAAAGAAAAAAGATTCAAAAAAATTGGAATAGTACCATTTATTATGAAGAATATCGAAAATTTTTTAGGAATTCCTGTTGAATATGTTTTTTCAGAAGATGAGGATTGGGATATAAAGGCAGTGGATTTTTCTAATAATGATAAGAGTATAAGTAAAGAGTACTATAGAACAAAAATAGTAGGAATTAATCACATATATGATAATAAAATTACAAATTATGATCAATTAGATGATTTAAGAATTATAAAGTTAAAAGGAATAAATTTAGATACTCTCTTAAAAAAAGTTAAGACAAAGGAAATTATTGAGGTTGATTCATTAAAGGAAGCGTTTAAACTATTAAAGGATAGAGAGGGGGATATTCTTATAGGACCTTATTCTCTATTAAATAGTTATATGAACACTTATAATTATAATAAATATTTTAAACTTTCTCTATCGCAATTTGAAGTAGTAGTTGAGATGACTTTTAAAGATGAGAGATTAAAGAATATATTAAATGACCTGCTTCAAAGTTATTCCGTTGATGAGATAGAATATGTTTCAAATAGGGCTATACTTTTAGATAAACCAGTGAATATTTGGTTGATTATAACAGATATATTAGTGGTTGTTTTTATCATATTTAGTATAACTTTTATTAGAAAGCATATAATTAAATGTAAATTGAATGAGTTTTTAAAACTATTTATAAAAATAGAGGATATAAACTTAATGAAGGACGAACGTTCTTTATATCATATTCAAAATGTGGCAAAAATTTCAAAACTTATTGCTCAAGAATTAAAGTTTAGTAAAAGAAGGATAATTACAATTGAAAAATTGGGACTTTTACATGACATTGGTTTAATTTTTATTCCAAGTAAAATTATTTTAAATAAGAAAATAGGAACTTTATCTGAGAGGGAAGAAGAGATATTCAGAGAACATATACAATTGGGAGAGCTTTTATTAAAAGGAATAGGAATAAGAGCAAGAAAAAGAAGGATAATTGAATACCATCATGAAAATCTTGATGGTAGTGGTTATTTAGGGATTTCAAGAGAGCATTTACCTATTGAAGCAAGGATTTTAAGGATAGCTGATATGTATGATAGAATAGTGGGATGGCAAAATAACTCCCATGAGAAAGCAATGGAGTTTTTAGAAAAATATAAGAATATATATTTTGACGAGAGATTAGTAGATATTGTATCTGGATTAGAAAAAGAGTTAAAAGCTATATATACTTATGAAAATCAAAATAAGGATAATGATAGATTATTAAAGGAATTTGGAGATATTTTAACAAAATAATTGATAGAAAGAAGGTAGAAAATTGATAAATATTATAACTAGATTTTTAATTTTTTTTACAATTACTACATTTAGTTTTTCTATTTATGAAGATGAAATTAATGATTTATTTAGTCAAGAGGTTGTTGAAAAAAGTAATAAATTGATTATAGAACAAGAAGTAAAGGTTGAAACAATAGACCCAATCAAATTAAGAGATACTTATTCTAGAAGAGCTATGCAATATTTTTATGCTCAATTATTTCGTTTTAATAAAAACGGTGAGATTGTTCCTTACTTACTAGCAGAGTATAAGTATAATGATAATACAGAACTTTACTGCAAATTGAGAGATGATATATATTTTTCAAATGGTGATCCAATAACTTCAGAAGATGTTAAATCATCAATTGAAAATTTCCTAAAAAATGGATATATGAATAATTTGTATGCTTCTATTAAACAGGTTAAAGTTATCAATAATAAGGAGTTTTTAATAATTTTAAATTATCCAGATTATGATTTAAAAATTGGATTAACTAATCCGTCGATGTCAATATTAAAGAGAAAAGATGGAAAAATTCTTACTAGTGGTCCTTATAGTATAGAGAGATTTGATAACAGAAAATTAAAACTTAAGAAAAATGAATATTATTTTGAAGATGATATTCCTTTTGAAAAGATGGATATAAAAGGAGAGTTAAGTAGTTATCAGAGAGTTATTAACTCTTTAAATATACCAAACTATTATTCTTATGACTTATATCAAGAGGATGTTGATAAGGCTAAAAAAATAGGATACTTAAAAGATAAAGAAGTAAGTAAAGATTCAATATTTGATATAATATCCTTAATTTTTGGAAATGAGAGAGAATATTCTCTAGAAGAGAAAAAAGCATTGGAATCTTTATTAAATCGTGATGCTACAACGATATATCCTAAGGATTTATTTGATATAAAAGTCTCTGCTTTAGAAAAAAAATATAGCAAGGAAGAGGCTGTTCAACTTCTTAAAAAAAGTGGGATATTCAATGAAAAAATTAAAATTATGTGTTTGAATACTATTCATAATAGAAACTATGTTCAATATGTAGCTTATAATTTAACTGAGAATGGATTAGATGTAGAGGTTGAAATTTATAATCTAGAGAAATTTTTAACTAAATTAAGAACAAAAGACTATAATATAGCATTATACAATGTAACTATGAATAAGGCATATCCTTTAACAAGTCTAGAAAAAATAATAGTTGGAGAAATTATTGCACCTGAATTAGAAGATGCATTACTTCCATTTTTCCAAATGTATAAAAATGAAAAAAATAAAAATAATAGAGCAAGGTTAATAGATAAGATATTTTACTTAATATATAGCAGTAGGTATATTATCCCAATAGCTCACCAGCAAACATATATTATAAAAAACTTCTAATAAAGTTATTGAAGTAAAAATAAAAAATAGAAAACTCAGAATAACCTAAAATAGGTAGTATTTCTGGCTCTTTGTCAAATGGTGTTGGTAAAAAAACAAATAAATTTTATATGGCTCCAGTGGGTTACACTGGAGTTATTTAGTTACCAATAATTTATTAGTTATTAAAATTCTTGCTCTGAAGTGATAAAAATTTTTATAACCATAAGCACTTCTTTTTTAGGTACCAACACCAAAAATTATACACCCACTTTTTATTCATAATTTAGAACAGGAAATAATCTATATTTTTTTATTAAATATAGTGATAGTAGATATTTAATAAAAATTTAAAACTATTGGGGAGT contains the following coding sequences:
- a CDS encoding molecular chaperone, with the protein product MKRVLSVLFFLVVNCIGYSLNFKLYPTSFNLDINKTSVNEVTIINETLNPLRVTIYPEKDIEFGEDYNLNNNITIVPKNISLKPGGSQVVRFRIKPDATRKVGEFRSYLTFKEILPEIKTTATTNADGLMSNIQFITELSIPVSASGDSLVVDGSVKNVKLKYNGGNSILTATLTSKGNTAMRLNYDLEVIGKNIKRTGSIGSSKREGVSELKTPIELGKKLDGSKVKLIIKDQNGKEYYNNTLILQ
- a CDS encoding transposase, with product MRIFSLDSKPIATDDLYPKGTIYSYNKYLNGKLGIKIHTLSIVYPFILPISFDFTPANHHDSPILRKLISTIAPIFADLNTPIYLIADNRNGYNKHQNRINYRCYDKECSQSCSHRVWIPLESRKYRKIPSEYFFSMRSYIEISASDFSTQYNS
- a CDS encoding HD domain-containing protein produces the protein MKNIFILFYLLVSTLLLGENITISYPKNKMSYHFYKDLTTNKYSGNYAYLFNEINKDNRYEFKYELENDVYNEDIQIRKIGSFSTNYYYLETPYTQKVFIIGNDDVNIDDIKNKEHLRIGCLGLGIEDLKRVQTIYNLKAYETVTFFRNEMDAMYALKNSKVDVLFILNFKKNNKFDGQILGVANLREYIGIRKDQSELLDRIKPQLDLLFENNDKLLKLNMKNKENYLKYLYADLNDYEEIRKEYKKLKVLVPNRNYIPYYKEKRFKKIGIVPFIMKNIENFLGIPVEYVFSEDEDWDIKAVDFSNNDKSISKEYYRTKIVGINHIYDNKITNYDQLDDLRIIKLKGINLDTLLKKVKTKEIIEVDSLKEAFKLLKDREGDILIGPYSLLNSYMNTYNYNKYFKLSLSQFEVVVEMTFKDERLKNILNDLLQSYSVDEIEYVSNRAILLDKPVNIWLIITDILVVVFIIFSITFIRKHIIKCKLNEFLKLFIKIEDINLMKDERSLYHIQNVAKISKLIAQELKFSKRRIITIEKLGLLHDIGLIFIPSKIILNKKIGTLSEREEEIFREHIQLGELLLKGIGIRARKRRIIEYHHENLDGSGYLGISREHLPIEARILRIADMYDRIVGWQNNSHEKAMEFLEKYKNIYFDERLVDIVSGLEKELKAIYTYENQNKDNDRLLKEFGDILTK